In Kineococcus mangrovi, the sequence CGGGCCGGGTGATGAAGTCGTATGACAGGTCCGCGCCGACCTCGGAGGTGTCGCGGATGTCCTCGATCGTGAGGTTGAGCTCCTGGAAGGTGAAACCCCCGACCTTGCGGACCATGCCCGCGATGAGGTGGTTCGCGGCCTCGGACAACGGGTGGCCCTCGGACCAGGCCGGTCCCTCGACGCTCTTCTCCACGCCGAGGAACCCGTTGGCGTCCAGGCGGAGCGCGCTCGTGCCGAGGTCACCCAGGGAGTGCAGGGCGTCGCCGATGACGAGCTTCATCCCGGCGAAGGACGGGTCGAGCCAGTTCACCGAGGGCTGGCCCTGCTTGAAGTAGTGCAGGTACACCCAGCGCCGCGTGACACCGTCGACGCCGACCACCTCGCGCGTGGCCGACCAGTTCGTCTCCTTGATGCCGGGCGCGTAGAAGATGACGCGCTGCAGCTGGCCGATGATGAACCCGAGCTCGGACAGCGCAGCCTCGGCGGCGGCGTCGAGGTTCGCCGCGTCGTGGCCGGGCGCCACGTCGGGCAGCAGGTCCCAGTGCTCGGCGGGGATCTCGACCATGTGGTAGATGCCCGGGTAGTCCTCGTGGGCCATCTCGGCGAGGCGGAAGTCCGCCCCCTTGCCGGTGTGCCCGGGGACGATGTCGTCGATGACGCTGCCGTCGTGGTCGGCCGCCACCTCGCACAGGTGGCGGAACTCCCCCTCGGTCCCGAACATCGGGTCGATCTCCGTGGAGATGCGGTCGAAGTGACCGTCGACGCTGGGGGTCTGCCGCCACCCGTCGAGCCCGCCGGCCGACTTCACCGGGCCGGTGTGCACGGCGTCGATCCCGATGCGCTGGAACGCCTGCCACAGGTCCGGGTCGCCCAGGGAGCCCAGGAACGACCGTCCCGGCCGGGTGACGAGCGAGATGGGGTAGGCGGTGAACCAGACGGCGGCGGTGTCGACGGCGCGGCGCGGGTCGGGTTTGGCGTACGGGTTCTGCCACATGCTGGCCTTGCCGGAGAACTGCCGGCTGATCTTCTCCGCGTCCGCGAGCATCGACTGGACGAGCAGCCACTGCACGTACTCGGGGTTGGACCCGTCGGCGGCGCCCTCCCCGGCCTCGGGCCGCGGCGGCGCGTCCGTGCCGCGCAGGCGCGCCTGCGGCCGGGGGCGGCGCAGCGACCGCGGTCGGGCGGGGTAGCGCTGCTCGTCGTACGTGATCTCGCTCGGCTCGTGCTCGACCAGCTCGACCAGCTCGACCTCGGCGATCTCGGTGTCGTCGTCCACGGACCTCACCCCACCACAGACCGGCCCTCTTCTCGACCGGAGATCGCCGACCGCCTGTCGATAACGGTTCTCAGTCGTGCTACGGTTCCGCCGTTCACAGCTCCCGACCAGGTTGGACGACCACCGTGCGCCGCAGCCCCCTGCTCACCCTGACCGCCCTCCCACTCTCGCTGTCCCTGCTGGCCGCCTGCGGCGGCAGCAGCACCGACACCCCGGCCGCACCGCCGAACACCACCGGGTCCACGGCCTCCTCGACCCCGGAACCCACCGAGGCCGGAGCCGCCAAGACCCGGGTGGCCGTGACCTACGACGGTGGCGTGCAGGTCCTCGACGGCTCCACGTTCGAGGTCCTCGCCGACCTGCCCTTCGACGGCTTCGCCCGCCTGAACCCCGCCGGGGACGGCCGGCACGTGATGGTCTCGGCCGACGGCGGTTTCCACGTCGTGGACTCCGGGGCCTGGAGCGAGCCGCACGGCGACCACTCGCACTACTACACGGCCGAACCCCGGGACACCGACGTGGTCTACGACGCCGAGAAGCCCGGTCACGTCGTCCGGCACGCCGGCAAGACCACCCTCTTCGACGACGGCACCGGCGACGTCGTGTCCTTCGACTCCGAGCACGTGGCGCACGACGCCGTGGCGGAGGGCGAAGCGCGCGAGTACACCACCCCCTCCGCCCACCACGGGGTCGCCGTCGAGCGCAGCGACGGGACGATGGTCGTCACCGAGGGCACCGAGGAGGCCCGGACGGGCATCCGGGTCCTCGACGCGCAGAACGCCGAGATCGCCGCGAACGACCAGTGCCCGGGCACCCACGGCGAGACGGTCGCCGCCGACGAGACCGTCGTCATCGGCTGCAGCGACGGCGTCCTCGTCGTCAAGGGCACCGAGATCACCAAGGTCACCAGCCCCGACGCCTACGGCCGCATCGGCAACCAGTGGGGCACCGAGGAGTCCCCGATCGTGCTCGGCGACTACAAGTCCGACCCCGACGCGGAGATCGACCTCACCACCCGCGTCTCCCTCGTCGACACCACCGACGCCACCCTGCGCCTGGTCGAGCTGCCCGGCGGCACCTCCTACTGGTACCGCTCGCTCGGACGCGGCGAGAACGGCGAGGGCGTCGTGCTCGGCACCGACGGTCAGCTGCACCTCATCGACACCGCCGCCGGGACCGTCACGCGGTCCACGCCGGTCGTCGACCCCTGGGAGGTCCAGGAGGACTGGCAGGCCCCGCAGCCGCAGGTCTTCACCCTCGACGGCACCGCCTACGTCACCGAAC encodes:
- the treS gene encoding maltose alpha-D-glucosyltransferase; the protein is MDDDTEIAEVELVELVEHEPSEITYDEQRYPARPRSLRRPRPQARLRGTDAPPRPEAGEGAADGSNPEYVQWLLVQSMLADAEKISRQFSGKASMWQNPYAKPDPRRAVDTAAVWFTAYPISLVTRPGRSFLGSLGDPDLWQAFQRIGIDAVHTGPVKSAGGLDGWRQTPSVDGHFDRISTEIDPMFGTEGEFRHLCEVAADHDGSVIDDIVPGHTGKGADFRLAEMAHEDYPGIYHMVEIPAEHWDLLPDVAPGHDAANLDAAAEAALSELGFIIGQLQRVIFYAPGIKETNWSATREVVGVDGVTRRWVYLHYFKQGQPSVNWLDPSFAGMKLVIGDALHSLGDLGTSALRLDANGFLGVEKSVEGPAWSEGHPLSEAANHLIAGMVRKVGGFTFQELNLTIEDIRDTSEVGADLSYDFITRPGCQHAVATGDTEFLRLCLRQALELGVDPASLVHALQNHDELTYELVHWATRHSEDEYEFRGATVTGGVLAETVRADLVERLTGENGPYNLVFTTNGIACTSASVIAASRGHRELDALTEDDVEQIKRAHLLMAMFNAWQPGVFALSGWDLLGMLPLPVESVKPLLTSGDTRWIERAGHDLMGVAPEATMSASGIPVGRSLYGTIPQQLQDENSFANKLAQVLEVRRTNRIATSRQIDIPPVAHPSMLVMVHELDPADHGGRTALQVTVLNFGAETVEGSVRSEHFTPRVPVTDLSNGGEIGWVDDLKSFGVWLKPYAGLSLLLRENDPEEEIRGSQGANG
- the aztD gene encoding zinc metallochaperone AztD, producing the protein MRRSPLLTLTALPLSLSLLAACGGSSTDTPAAPPNTTGSTASSTPEPTEAGAAKTRVAVTYDGGVQVLDGSTFEVLADLPFDGFARLNPAGDGRHVMVSADGGFHVVDSGAWSEPHGDHSHYYTAEPRDTDVVYDAEKPGHVVRHAGKTTLFDDGTGDVVSFDSEHVAHDAVAEGEAREYTTPSAHHGVAVERSDGTMVVTEGTEEARTGIRVLDAQNAEIAANDQCPGTHGETVAADETVVIGCSDGVLVVKGTEITKVTSPDAYGRIGNQWGTEESPIVLGDYKSDPDAEIDLTTRVSLVDTTDATLRLVELPGGTSYWYRSLGRGENGEGVVLGTDGQLHLIDTAAGTVTRSTPVVDPWEVQEDWQAPQPQVFTLDGTAYVTEPATKEIHAVDIETGEVYASGTLDVTPNELTAVPGEVTE